CTTCAAGAAATCCGGATATGTTATTTGGCACAGCAGATGATATCCTGCTGTCACTGCTCTTCTCCCTGCTGCATCCGTATAAGACATCCCATAAAGCAATACGCTCTGATATGATAGCCTTAATTCTTTCATCATAAGACAATGATGAATCAATGCCAAGAATCTCCTCCATTAACTTCCAGAAATGGTTTCTCCGGTTACCATAATATTCACATACCTGAAGTGACACATCGCCCGGATAACTTCCAAGAATAAGGATAAGCGGATCACTTCCGGATACAGGTGCAAGCCCGCCGGAGTGTATAGTATTGCAGACTGGTGCGGAGTTATCAGATGCCATAATTAAAAACCTGTGATTATTTGTATCTCCCGGAAAAATATCTCATTATCTTTCAGGGCATAAACAGAAATATCATCTTTATCAACACAGCATAATACAACTCAGAAGAGAACCAAAATTAATCCCTGAGCAGTTCTAAACCCAATATATGCCGCAATCGAAATATTATATAAGATATACAGAGTTTTTACTTTCACCCCGCATGCCTGAATCCTCATTTATAATAAGATCCAAAACTCTTCTGATACAGGGAAATGAAAAACATTACAATAAAGGGAGCAAGGGAGCACAACCTGAAAAATATCAGTGTTGAAATTCCGCGTGACAAATTTGTTGTCATAACCGGAGTTTCAGGCTCCGGCAAATCCACCCTTGCTTTTGATACAATATATGCAGAAGGGCAGAGAAGATATGTTGAATCACTCTCCGCCTATGCAAGACAGTTCTTAGGCTTAATGAACAAGCCGGACGTGGACTCAATAGACGGTCTGTCCCCCGCAATATCAATAGAGCAGAAGACGACATCAAAAAACCCGAGAAGTACTGTCGGAACAGTCACCGAGATATACGATTATTTAAGGCTGTTATTTGCGAGAATCGGAATACCCTACTGTCCGGAGCATGACATCAGGATTGAGTCAAGAACACCTGAAAAAATATCAGATGCGATATCCGAGGACTTCAGAGGAATGGTCACTGTCCTTGCTCCGGTTGTCAGGCAGAAGAAAGGGACATATCAGCAGCTGTTAAAGGATCTCGACTCAGAGGGCTTCACCAGGGTTCGGGTTGACGGTGAGATCATCAGGACTGATGAGGAGATCACACTTGAGCGGTATGTAAAGCATGACATAGAAATTGTCATTGACCGGATTGACCCTTCAGAAGAGAGAGCAAGGCTTGTCGAGGCAGTTGAAACTGCAATAAAAAAATCTGACGGACTGGTTTTCGTCACCGGAATTCCGGCTGAGAATAATCCCACAGCCGGAAAAGATTCTGGTAGAGATTACTGTTCAGAAGAGAATCATGACGAAACCGGAATCTCAGGCGGAGATTTTGGAGATGATAATTCAGAAGAGAGAATTCAGGAAGAAATCAGAGAGACGATCTACTCCTCAAAGATGGCATGTCCGGTATGCGGGTTCTCATTTGAGGAACTTCAGCCGAGAATGTTCTCATTTAACAGCCCGTTTGGAGCCTGCGAGGAATGCAACGGACTTGGGATAAAGATGGACTTTGACCCTGACCTCATAATTCCGGATAAGAACAGATCAATAGCCGACGGTGCGGTTGCGACATACAGAAACTTCCTTGACGGTTACAGAAGCCAGTACCTCGCTGCTGTTGCAGGGCATTACGGCTTTGATGTATTCACTCCGATAAAGGACCTCACTGATAAGCAGTACAAAGCTCTCATGTATGGATCAAATGAGAAGATCAGGTTTGATATGAAGATGAAAGGGGGAGAAGCACACTGGTCACACAACGGCTCATGGGAAGGCCTTCTGCCACAGGCTGAGAGGCTGTACTCACAGACAAAATCGGAGTACCGCAGAAAAGAGCTTGAGAAGTTCATGAAGATCTCAAAATGCCCGAAATGTGACGGTAAGAGGCTTAAGCCCTCGGTTCTTGCTGTCCGGACGGGCGGCAGGACAATTGCGGAGGTGACCGATCTCTCGATAAGCCGTGCAGCTGAATTTTTCAGCGGGCTTGAACTGACCGCTAAAGAGCAGGAGATTGCAAAACAGGTCTTAAAAGAGATCAATTCACGCCTCCGCTTTCTGGAACAGGTCGGCCTGGGATACCTCACACTATCAAGAAATGCAGGCACACTCTCCGGCGGAGAGGCACAGAGGATCCGTCTTGCAACCCAGATCGGATCAAACCTTACCGGAGTTCTGTACGTCCTTGATGAACCTTCAATCGGCCTTCACCAGCGGGACAACCATAAACTGATAGAGACCCTGCACAGGTTACGTGATCTCGGCAACACTCTTGTTGTAGTTGAGCATGATGAGGATACAATCAGAAATGCGGATTATGTCATAGATATGGGACCGGGTGCAGGAGTTCATGGCGGAGATGTCATCGCAAAAGGAACTCCGGCAGAGATTGAAAATAATCCGGAGTCCCTTACCGGGCTGTACCTGTCAGGAAAAGAGAAGATAGAAACGCCGGTTAAGAGAAGAAAAGCAGAACATTTCATCCGGATTAAAGGTTGCAGACAGAACAATCTCAAAGATGTCGATGCCGCCATACCCGCAGGACTGCTGACTGTTGTAACCGGAGTATCGGGTTCAGGCAAATCAACCCTGATATATGACACCCTTTACAGGGCGCTGATGAAGGATGTCTATAAATCAAAGACAAATCCCGGAGATTACGGGAGCATGGAGTCTGACATTCCGGTTGACAAAGTAATAGTTATAGACCAGAGCCCGATTGGAAGAACACCAAGGTCAAATCCGGCGACCTACACCAAGGTATTTGATGAGATCAGAAAGATCTTTGCAGAAACAAAAGAGGCAAAGATCAGGGGATATAAACCGGGAAGATTCTCCTTTAATGTAAAAGGTGGAAGATGTGAGGCCTGTGGCGGGGAAGGCCTTATTAAAATCGAGATGAATTTCCTGCCAGATGTG
The sequence above is a segment of the Methanoplanus limicola DSM 2279 genome. Coding sequences within it:
- the uvrA gene encoding excinuclease ABC subunit UvrA, encoding MKNITIKGAREHNLKNISVEIPRDKFVVITGVSGSGKSTLAFDTIYAEGQRRYVESLSAYARQFLGLMNKPDVDSIDGLSPAISIEQKTTSKNPRSTVGTVTEIYDYLRLLFARIGIPYCPEHDIRIESRTPEKISDAISEDFRGMVTVLAPVVRQKKGTYQQLLKDLDSEGFTRVRVDGEIIRTDEEITLERYVKHDIEIVIDRIDPSEERARLVEAVETAIKKSDGLVFVTGIPAENNPTAGKDSGRDYCSEENHDETGISGGDFGDDNSEERIQEEIRETIYSSKMACPVCGFSFEELQPRMFSFNSPFGACEECNGLGIKMDFDPDLIIPDKNRSIADGAVATYRNFLDGYRSQYLAAVAGHYGFDVFTPIKDLTDKQYKALMYGSNEKIRFDMKMKGGEAHWSHNGSWEGLLPQAERLYSQTKSEYRRKELEKFMKISKCPKCDGKRLKPSVLAVRTGGRTIAEVTDLSISRAAEFFSGLELTAKEQEIAKQVLKEINSRLRFLEQVGLGYLTLSRNAGTLSGGEAQRIRLATQIGSNLTGVLYVLDEPSIGLHQRDNHKLIETLHRLRDLGNTLVVVEHDEDTIRNADYVIDMGPGAGVHGGDVIAKGTPAEIENNPESLTGLYLSGKEKIETPVKRRKAEHFIRIKGCRQNNLKDVDAAIPAGLLTVVTGVSGSGKSTLIYDTLYRALMKDVYKSKTNPGDYGSMESDIPVDKVIVIDQSPIGRTPRSNPATYTKVFDEIRKIFAETKEAKIRGYKPGRFSFNVKGGRCEACGGEGLIKIEMNFLPDVYVECEECKGKRFNAETLEVKYKGKSIADVLDMTVEEAYYIFENVPTVRSKLETLCRVGLGYIKLGQSSTTLSGGEAQRIKLTRELSKKATGNTVYLLDEPTTGLHFHDVKKLISVLDSLVGKGNTVVVIEHNLDVIKSADHIIDLGPEGGEKGGEIIASGTPEEVAASPASYTGQFLAKMLN
- a CDS encoding DNA-deoxyinosine glycosylase, which produces MASDNSAPVCNTIHSGGLAPVSGSDPLILILGSYPGDVSLQVCEYYGNRRNHFWKLMEEILGIDSSLSYDERIKAIISERIALWDVLYGCSREKSSDSRISSAVPNNISGFLEENPSVKYIALNGKTGAGRWFYRTQKDILSRDDLTVRILPSTSPANALFSFEDKLDEWRIVGNWLKRV